The Flavobacterium sp. K5-23 genome segment AAATATAAACTACCCTATTTATTCGTCCTTTTAAAAGTCTGAAAATCAATTGATTTTCAGACTTTTAATTTATAGATTATTATTACTAGAAAGATACTGAAAATGGCATAGGTCTTTTCAACGATAAGAAGTGTTTTTACAATACTAGCTAAATCCATAGTAGAATATTTTTCATCCTAATGACTTAGGAAAATGGTAATAAATTATAAAACCAACAAGTACTATTCTTTTAGTAAGCCAGCCAACTATCATTTTAAGATAAAAGTAAAAACCTTATATTTGAGTAACTCCTACCAAATTTATTCAATGTCAAAAGAAATCAATATTCCTGAAAATATCATTGGCCTAACTGATACTGAAGTTATTACTTCCAGAGAACGATTTGGGAACAATGAACAAATTCAAAAACAACAATACAAATGGTGGCTGGCCCTTTTTGATTTATTAAAAGAGCCTATGCTTTTACTTTTAATCGCTGTGGCGATAATCTATTTTATCTTAGGCGAAAATAGTGAAGCTTTTTTTATGCTTGCTGCAATAGTGGTTGTTTCAGGAATATCGTTTTATCAGGACAATCGCAGCAGGAAAGCACTGGAAGCACTAGAAAAATTGAACGAACCATTGAGTTCCGTTTTACGAAATGGTGTTGCAATAAAAATTCCCACACGTGAAATTGTTATTAATGATTTGGTCATTGCAGAAGAAGGCAACACTATTAATGCCGATGGAGAAATTGTACATAGCAATGATTTTTCAGTTAATGAATCTACCCTTACCGGCGAAGCCTACTCCGTTTTTAAATCGGAGAAAACAGATAAAAAAACCGTTTTTAGCGGCACTTTAGTTGCTTCTGGATTAGCAGTTTATAAAGCAACCAAAATTGGTCCCGAAACTGAAATTGGAAAACTAGGAAGTTCCATTCTAAACATTAAGGAACAACCTACGCCGCTACAAGTACAAATTGAAAAATTCGTAAAAGGAATGGCTGTTATAGGAATAGTTATTTTCTTATTGGTTTGGGGTGTTTATTTCTGGAAAACCCATAATTTACTGAACAGTTTATTAAAAGGACTGACCCTGGCAATGTCTATTTTACCCGAAGAAATTCCAGTGGCATTTACCACCTTTATGGCTTTGGGTTCTTGGAGATTAATGAAAGAAGGCGTGATTGTAAAAAAAATAAGAACCGTAGAAACTTTAGGGAGTGCCACCGTAATTTGCACCGATAAAACGGGAACCATTACGGAAAACAAAATGAGTTTACAATCGGTTTATGCTTTCAACACCAATAAATTATTCGAAAAAGAAAACTGGAATGATCCCGAAGCCAAAAAAGTAATTGAAATGGCTATGTGGGCGAGTGAACCGGTTCCTTTTGATCCAATGGAAAAAACATTACATCAAGAATACGAGGCAATAACTTCTAAAGACACTCGAAGAGATTTCCTGATGGTACATGAATATCCTCTTGATGGAAAACCGCCTATGATGACGCATATTTTTCAAAATCAAGAAGGCAAACGAATTATTGCCGCAAAAGGAGCTCCCGAAGCAATTTTAAAAGTATCCAACCTCAACGAAGACGAAAAAAACACGATTCTTAAAACAATGGAAATTTTGGCATCCAAAGGGTATCGAATTCTTGGAGTGGCGCATTCTGATTATTCCGAAAAAAACTTTCCTTTAAACCAAGAAGAGCTTCCCTTCCATTTTGATGGTTTAGTCGTTTTTTACGATCCGCCAAAAGCGAATATTCAGCAAATAATTAAACAATTCTATGAAGCGGGCATTCAGGTAAAAGTAATAACCGGTGACAATAGCGCCACCACTAAAGCCATTGCGGAAATGGCTGGAATTAAAAATCCAGATATTGTTATGGAAGGGGAAGAAATAATGAAGCTGGACGAAGTGAAAAGGCTACAAAGCATACACAACAGTACCCTTATGACCCGTATGTTTCCCGAAGCAAAATTGGCTGTGGTAAATGCACTCAAAAAAGACAATCAAATTGTGGCGATGATAGGTGACGGTGTCAATGACGGCCCTGCATTAAAAGCATCACACATTGGGATTGCAATGGGTAAAAAAGGGACCGAAATTGCTAAAACAGCCGCCGACTTAATTCTAGTCGATGATGATTTATCAAAAATGATTGTGGCTGTAGCTGCGGGTCGTCGTATTTACACTAATTTAAAAAAAGCAGTACAGTATATTGTTTCCATACACATCCCCATTATCCTTACCGTTTCACTACCGCTGTTTTTTGGATGGGTTTATCCCGATATTTTTACTCCAGTCCACGTTATTTTTCTAGAGTTAATAATGGGTCCAATGTGTTCGATTGTGTATGAAAACGAACCTGCTGAAAAAAACAGTATGCAACAAAGACCACGGCAGTTAGGTAGCACTTTCTTGTCTCTAAAAGAAATGGGAATCAGCATCATTCAAGGAATTGTAATAACGCTCGGGATATTATTTGTATACCAATTAACGGTTCAAAATGGAGGAAATGAAAACTTAACCCGAACTATGGTTTTCACCACTTTAGTTTTTTCAAATATCATTTTATCGCTCGTCAATCGTTCCTTTTATTATTCGGTTATTTCTTCTTTGAAAAACAAAAATAATATGATGGTGTTCGTCAATTCCATCACCTTACTGATGCTTGGAATGATTTTATACATCACTCCCATTGCTGATTTTTTTGAAGTTCTTCCGTTGCAATTTCACCAAATTGGAATTTGTCTCTCAATAAGTGCAGTTTCAGTACTTTGGATTGAAATATGGAAATGGAATAAACGCTTAAAAAATTAATGATTATCTTTATTATTCGAATTAAATTCTGATTATCAATTACTTAAATTTAAATAAAATGGAAAATAAAGACAAAATTGTGTATTGGATTGCAACTGGATTATTATCAGCAATGATGCTTATGTCAGCTGGAATGTACATATTCAACAATGCAATGGTTAGCGAATTATTTAAAAGTTTAGGCTACCCTGTTTATATTATATATCCATTTGCTGTAGCCAAAATTTTAGGGATACTGGTTATATTAACTAAGAAATCCACTTTTCTTAAAGAGCTGGCTTATGCTGGTTTCTTTTATGACTTCCTACTGGCTTTCAGCGCGCACATTAATGCCGAAGATGGTGGATATGTTCCCTCTATAGTTGCTATGACCTTGCTTATTATTTCTTATTTTTACGATAAAAAAGTTTTTAAAACTGCTTAAATGAAAAAACCAATAGTTTCTGTCAGTTGGCTCAAGGAACATCTTGATGATGCTGACTTAATTATACTCGATGCCACACAAAAAGTAAATCAAGCTAAAGTAGAATCACAATTTGATGGGCTCCAAATAAAAGGGGCACGCTTTTTTGACATCAAAAATGATTTTAGCGACACGACAAATCCATTGCCCAATACTTTACCTAATGCGGATGATTTTGCAAAAGCGGCCAGAAAGTTGGGCATAAACAAAGACAGTAAGATTGTTGTTTATGACAGCTTAGGAATTTATTCAAGTCCTAGAGTGTGGTGGTTGTTTAAAATTATGGGACATTCAACCGTTTGGGTTTTGGATGGCGGTCTTCCGGCTTGGATTAAAGAAGGGTATGCAACTGAACCAACACATCAATCCAATTACATAAAAGGAAATTTTGAATCGAAATTCAATCCTGATTTGGTTAAATCCAAAGAACAAATTTTAGAAAACATACACAACAAAGAAGCCGTATTGATTGATGCGCGTTCCAGTGACCGTTTTTCAGGGGAGACCGAAGAACCCCGAGTAGGATTACGAAGCGGACATATTCC includes the following:
- a CDS encoding cation-translocating P-type ATPase; this translates as MSKEINIPENIIGLTDTEVITSRERFGNNEQIQKQQYKWWLALFDLLKEPMLLLLIAVAIIYFILGENSEAFFMLAAIVVVSGISFYQDNRSRKALEALEKLNEPLSSVLRNGVAIKIPTREIVINDLVIAEEGNTINADGEIVHSNDFSVNESTLTGEAYSVFKSEKTDKKTVFSGTLVASGLAVYKATKIGPETEIGKLGSSILNIKEQPTPLQVQIEKFVKGMAVIGIVIFLLVWGVYFWKTHNLLNSLLKGLTLAMSILPEEIPVAFTTFMALGSWRLMKEGVIVKKIRTVETLGSATVICTDKTGTITENKMSLQSVYAFNTNKLFEKENWNDPEAKKVIEMAMWASEPVPFDPMEKTLHQEYEAITSKDTRRDFLMVHEYPLDGKPPMMTHIFQNQEGKRIIAAKGAPEAILKVSNLNEDEKNTILKTMEILASKGYRILGVAHSDYSEKNFPLNQEELPFHFDGLVVFYDPPKANIQQIIKQFYEAGIQVKVITGDNSATTKAIAEMAGIKNPDIVMEGEEIMKLDEVKRLQSIHNSTLMTRMFPEAKLAVVNALKKDNQIVAMIGDGVNDGPALKASHIGIAMGKKGTEIAKTAADLILVDDDLSKMIVAVAAGRRIYTNLKKAVQYIVSIHIPIILTVSLPLFFGWVYPDIFTPVHVIFLELIMGPMCSIVYENEPAEKNSMQQRPRQLGSTFLSLKEMGISIIQGIVITLGILFVYQLTVQNGGNENLTRTMVFTTLVFSNIILSLVNRSFYYSVISSLKNKNNMMVFVNSITLLMLGMILYITPIADFFEVLPLQFHQIGICLSISAVSVLWIEIWKWNKRLKN
- a CDS encoding DoxX family protein, with the protein product MENKDKIVYWIATGLLSAMMLMSAGMYIFNNAMVSELFKSLGYPVYIIYPFAVAKILGILVILTKKSTFLKELAYAGFFYDFLLAFSAHINAEDGGYVPSIVAMTLLIISYFYDKKVFKTA
- a CDS encoding sulfurtransferase → MKKPIVSVSWLKEHLDDADLIILDATQKVNQAKVESQFDGLQIKGARFFDIKNDFSDTTNPLPNTLPNADDFAKAARKLGINKDSKIVVYDSLGIYSSPRVWWLFKIMGHSTVWVLDGGLPAWIKEGYATEPTHQSNYIKGNFESKFNPDLVKSKEQILENIHNKEAVLIDARSSDRFSGETEEPRVGLRSGHIPGSINIPYTNLLNDGKFLPKEELAKILPQHNKSLLFSCGSGVTACIDFIAYELIGNNNPKAVYDGSWTEWGQIESLPIEK